AGCGCGCTGACGGACGCTCCTGCTGTATTCCCACATGCTGCAGGCTGGGCCACAGCTGAAATTCTCCACATGTTTGCACCGATTCTCCACGTTTCTCAGGAAACTGGCAAAATGCCGAGAAATTTCCTCCAGATGGGCAAACTGCCTGGCTGCGCCCCACCCTGAAATATCGGCCGGCCCTCCGCGTCCGCACCCTCGGAACAAACCCTCTCCTCTATGAACAGAGAACATTTCTGGGGTGCATCAGAAATACCTTCTGCTCTTTTACGTTGGCGATCTGGTAGTTGAGGATGGGCCGCAGGCCGTGAGAGTCAGCTGGAGCTTCGGGATCCAGGCTGAAGTTCAAGGCTACGTAGATGGAGGACAGTTTATCCCTGAATTCCTTCTCATCCTGGAATGACAGAAACACCAAGAAATCAGGTTCAGGTTGGACGTTTGAAGCAGCAGATAGGCTGCAGAAGCCCTGGCCGAGGCTCAGAATGACCATCATCGTGGGGTTTGTGTAACTCACTCGTAGGTAGAGCTTGGTGTGTTTGCATACGTTCTCGCCACGGCGCACCGCCAGGCTCCTCTGGAGCAAGGGCTGCTGGGAATCCAGGAACAAAGCCCTTTTCACCGCACCCTTCTGCTTGTGCTTCTGACTGTCGAGCTGTACTTCCACCTGGAAATCTGGAACATGTAGGGCACAAATGTGCATTCATGGCTTGATGACTGTGGAGTCCCGTAAtggcagctttttaaaaaaaaaaaaaaccaaaacacacaatatACACTGAAACACGCACAATGTCATCAATGTTCCCTGAAGCTCCTGGAACAGGCTACACTTGTAAAGGAAGCAGCCATTAGAGGTAATTAGGGGCTGACAGAAGAAGTTTGATCCCTAAATCGCTGAAATTCAGCCTGCTGCACCAATTTCTTGTCATCATAACACATCTTGCTTTGACACATGGTCTGAATGTAGAAAGACATGGAAGTTTGACAAGATGTCTTGCACCGTGCTGTGCTGGTTTGTGTAGCTGATGCTGATCTGTGAGCAACACCAGGCTTTATCGTTCCAGTTCCTGTGATGAGCTGAAGTCAACTGAATCTTTACCTCTCTCCTGTGGATCCAGGAGGAGCAGTTTCAGCTAATGGAGATCCTAATAACCCCAACAACAACTCAGCTGCAATTGGTGGCTCTGGGATCTTTTCTTGGCTTGTAATAAAGTGCAGATGTGGAAAGTTGGCTCACCTAGGACGTCTGGTAGATGCTTCCCATCAGCAGATATGCAGAAGCTCAGGTTGACACTGTTTTGGACAGTCAAGACAAGGACGGGATTTAGGAGGATTGCTGTGCAAATGGCAGAGAATCAGAACAAACAGAGGGCAAACAGCCCTCGTTGCTCTGTCCGTGTCCTGTCAGTTCCTTACATGGCTCACATTACAGGACACAAGGCATGATGGGAATACGATGAAGACTATGAAAAAAATGCTAAATGCGTGGAAACACGCTGGCAACTGACCACTTTCTCCAGCCAAGCTAAATCGTTGCATCTCCATTTTCACAGAcagcccccccaaacacacacgcacacacacacgcacacacgcattaAGAAATAGCAGTTAAGAAGGGTGAAATTGTGCAGCGACTCAGGTTTCAAGACTGACCAGTCAATGGCCGTCTGCATAAGTCTTTAGCTGTCTCCCATGACATCAGCCACACAATATACTCCTGTTGGAACCCCCCAatccccccccaacacacacacacatacatacacacacacacactcacacagaggaGATGCAACTCACAAATTTGAAAAAGTAAAGCGGAAATTCTAGTTGTAAAACCACATGAGAGAGGAGAGTGTAGAAGGAGGGCTTTTCATATACGTGCTCCTGTTTTCTTACAAGTGTGCACGCGTGCTCGCACGAGTCTACAGGTCCTGATGTTTCCCAGCTGTGCTCCACCAGCAAACAATATCTCCTTAAAAAAACCTtccagctctctccctccctcccattaTCCCTTGTGCTCTGCTACCacgcaaaaaaaaatcctcccttAGCAACGCAGTGTAATCAAGACACGCGTGTATACAACAGTTTCCTATATGGATCAGGATCTGGAAATGGGGGGAAACAGACATGTGAGCTCAGTGTCAACCATATCAGGCAGCAAGCAACCATCATGTGTTTCCTTTCCCCTTTTTGGGAGGGGTGTGCACATGGAGAAAAGGCCAAAAACTGCTAACAATGCTGCTATTCAACAGTCTTTTTActgcttctgcagcagaaacGGTGTCAAATCTGAGATTTTGTCGAAGCAGCTGCAAATTAATGCAGCGCCTGTCAAGCCAAATTATATTCCTTATCAGAACTTCCTGCCAGGATAAGAGTGTTTATGGATGTGGGTGACAAGGGAAAGGCTAAAAAACACCAACAGAGCTTTACTGGACCATCGGGGACAGGAAGAAGGGGGCTCACCAGGAAACAGGAATGCTGGTGTTTCCACTGGTGATCATGCAGTTCTTCTCCTCAGGGTTGATCATGTTTGGATAAATTGTCAGAGAAGCTTTGGCGGTGACTATTGGGCGGGATCTGCGAAGGACAGACACGCTGCTAATGCATCCAATCATCACGTGAAGTTACACTTTGATGCCACTTTCTCAGTTAAGTTCATGAAAAAGGCGGTGAAGCATCTTCATTCCTTGGTTTAAGAACGTACCTGTAGAGAACTGCCTTATTGACTCCAAAGGCGCCAACCATGAGGTCTGAGGCGAGAAGTAATTACAACAATTAGAAACGACCGTACGCTTTGTTTGAAAAGGACATCATCGCTGCGTCTCTCACCTGGGTATCCGTTCATGTCCAGGTCTTTAGCACCTCTGAGGGCAAATCCAAAGCTGGAAGGGATACTCCCAGCAGCCCACTGGCCTGCAATCACCTGAGACGGCTTTTCGCTGAGCCCCTCCGAGTATCCATTGTAGATGTAGACCAGACCCTGCTGCTCCTCGCCTCCGAATGGACAGCTGATCGCCACATCTGTTGAAAGTAGGGAGTCAAGTCAAAACTCCTCTGTGTAAATTCTAGTCAATTCCACGTCTAAAATCATCCTGACCATTGAAACCATCCTGGTTGAGGTCTCCCAGAGGTGCGATAGTGCTTCCATATCTCCCAAACACCTGGGTTCCTGTTAAATGAGATGGGCGGAGCTCCAGGTTCAGGGGGCCACGTTGTAGGTAAGTGTAGACCCGTCCCATCTCCTCCAGGCGGCTGTCGGAGCCTCGAACCATGAACATGGGGGCTCCAACAAGCAAGTCGGTCatcctgcagagacaaactAGCTCAAATCGAAAATTCATaatagaaaagaaagagagaaaaaaaacggTGCTCACCCATCGCCGTTGACGTCAGTCGTTGCTACGGCGTAGCCGAAATATGATCCCATCTGCAAGAAAGGGCCGACATAAGGCACTGACGTCATTTGCTTTGTTCTTGGGcgctttgctttgatctttcgAGCTCCACGGCGACGCGACATCGCCAAACATTACGGGCTCTGTGCAGTTTATCTGTGCATCGGGTCGGTTTTATTTTCTGATCGTTCTTTGATCTTTTGACGCGGCCTCCGATAATGAACGAACGAGAGGAATCGAGCGATTTTATTTACCCAGCTGGGTCAGAGGTGGGTTCCGCTCAGCGCATTTCTAGTCCCACAACCATTTACACAAATGACTGTAGCACTTTTCTCTCACTAATGGAGCCTCACAGCCAACCTCAGAAAAGCCCAAAATTCAGAAACAAATGGAAGTTATGCTTGTTTTGAACAATTAGGAGCTCTCCTGAGAAAAAGAGAGCAATTTAGGCCAAGCTTTCATAAATGTCGGCAACAGGAGCTCACCTGCTCGCCAGTGTAGTTTATCAAGGTCTTCAAATCTCTGCCGTTTAGAATTGACACCTGAAAGAAAGCACACAGACGTGCTTAACATCGTTCTATAACAATGGACTGGAAAAGCAACTCCCCGCTGCAGAGGCTGTTTTAAAGCAGCTTAAAGATTTCTACAAGGTTTTCTTACCAGGCCATAAAGCTTGAGTCCTTTTGGAACTCCGGCCACAAAATCTGAAAGATGTGAGGAAACGTTTCACATTCCGTTCATCTCAATACCTCCAGCTCAATGATCAGGTCTGTCATTGCGTGCAACTCAGGAAACATGAGGATACGCGCCCTGTTTTGTTGACTCACCTTCGGTTCCATCGCCACTGAATTCCCCCACAGCGACAGAGTAGCCTGACAGTGGAAGTGTGGGCGTGAGTCAGGGTTGATGGGGCAAATAATTGAAGACATGTTCAATAAAAGTAGCCTCACCCTGGTAACTGTCATCATGAGCAGCCCGGACTTGTTTGGTCTGGATCTGGTTATCCACAGACTGCATGAAATAGCCGGGGTAGTAGGTTCTGATGATGTCCTCTTTAGCTGCAGAGATGATCTGACCTGAGGAAGGAGAccaagaaaatgtgaaaatgccttttaaaacaaaccagtaccaccttaaaataaaatacacacctTGCCAGAAGTAGCTGCCGGGTCCTCCAAGCACCACTTTGCCATCCTGTAACAGAAACCATTGAAATCAGGACAAACAGAATGGAGACATGAGCCTGGATCACGAGGAGCAGGAAGATTTACCTTTGTGAAGTCAGCACTGAAGCCTCCCTGGCAATAACCTTGGCCGACTGCATCACTGATCTCTGAAGCACAAAGAACAGAACTGATTGGTGGCGAGTCCAGGCGTCTGAAAACCTGCCTCAATCCAGCCATAATTTTCCTGGATGGAGTCAAAACGGCTACTTAAAAAGGTAAAAGAGAGAAGTTACCTGTGCGGCACGGAGCGTATTCTACAAATTTGGTGAAATTCTGAGTTGAGAGGTAGCAGGTTCCTGTCGGGTCAACGTAAGGGATGTCCTTTTCTGTGCGCCAGGAGTAAAGAGGGGCACAAGCCTGGGGTGGAAAGAAGGTGGGAGAATTCTGGTGACTGGCTGAGAGGAGTGACGTGCTGAGAGAAGTGCTGAGCACCGGGGTCGTTGAACTCAGGAGGAGACCCAGGCTGAGACCCAGGCTGAGGTCAGTGGATCGTCTGGAGCGACCCAGGTCTCAACCCTGACTATCAGCACAAATAAGAGGCAGCTCAGGAAGTCAGAGTGAGCAAACAGCATTTCCAGTCAGTGTGTGGGGACTGCAGATAACATCCATTAAAGGAAACGTGTCTTTAGCATAAAGAATTTAGAAAAGCTAATCTATGAACGACCCAACGTCGACTGAAGCGCCTTACCAGGATGGTGTCGCCGTGCGTGCGCACAGTCGCCCCGAACCACTGGTGCGACTTGAAGTCAACCTGAACCTCCGTGTTGTTCAGCAAGGTGGTGCGATCACCTGGAGGAAACCAAGCAGCAAAAACACTGATCAGCAGGAGCGAAAGGAGGACCGGCTTCCTTTCACCGACCCCGAGAATTCACATTCTGCATCCGCTTCTCAGGCCAGTGGGAACATCTGGACAGTGGGCAGAAAAATGCCGTCGGACTCCAGCTACACCGTTTTTCATCCAGTGAGACAATCAGAGTGAAAAAAGGGTTTTGCTACAAGTTCGATGACAGCTGCAATGATCTTTAGGTGGCTTTTGTTGGAATTTAAAGATTCAGTGACTGAAAGTGACTTCTGGATTAATAAACAATGGAAATAACATTTTGCAGCAGCCCTGGGCCTCCTCCGACCTtgacgacctctgaccccgttTGGCCACCTGTCCACTAACTCTGGCCTCCCACGTGACAGCAGGCGGCGAGCTGACAGATGGACTCAGGAGTCGGGTTGAAAGGTGACTTTATCTGAGGACAGACGCCGCCGCGCAAACAGAAACGCCGACAAACTGAAAGAGAATCCACAACGCGGGAGGGCAAACGTGAGCAGCCATGTTATCAACGCCGTCCTGCGGACACATTTCCCATGTAACCCAAACCACAGACACTTGGCGGGAGAGCAGGACAGGATCTTATAGGGGCTGTGGGCTGGCTCATAGTGTAAGAACTCCTGACCTCTGTGAATGTAAAATTAGGCCGCGCCTCAGACTTTCTCCATCCACgtctctccccctccagccAACTAGGCAGCTTGGAGTAGATCCATCTTTGTGGAAAGTTGGAGGGGGGCTGGGGTCCAAGGAAAACCCACGCTCTGCTCCAGTTTCCTTTAAGCAACCTCTGTTTGGACGCGCTTGTGTCTCCCTTCTTCGCTGTTCCACATTTCTTTAATCTCACACAAATCTGCATGATTGCAGCACTGTGTGGGGGGTGCTGCTTCTCGTCTTATCATGATTTTTATAAACAACCCAGTTGTATTTCTGCTTaatctccatctccagactGTCCTGCGCACATGTTTCATCTACAATGGACGGAGCAGAATGTGTGAATATAAGtcctttttacacacacaccagctccgAGACTTTTTGGGAACTTTGCTAACTGATAAGGCTCGGCTGCTGGAcaatgttcattttcattttaggtAAATTTTTGGACAGGGACAATAAGAACTGGACGCTGCCAGGCAGCCTCATgtaggaggagaaaagagagaccTGCCAACACAGAGAAATCCAGAAATGGGACATGTGATCGACCCCACCCCACCTGGGAGGTCCGTCAGAGTGGTGGGCTGATGGGACACGGTGACTGGCCCAGTCTCTCAGGGGACCAGCATGGGAGTGTGGAGGTCTGGAGTGCATCCATAGACTCACTCTCGCCTTTGAACCGTGTGTGAGAGAATGGCCATTAGTGGGGTTAGAGCccacactctgtgtgtgtgggtgtgtgtgtgtgtgtgtgtgtgtgtgtgtgtgtgtgtcggtgggtTTGAAGACAAATGGCTAAATTCACTCATCACATCAGCTGCCCTGTGGGAGTACTGacagcaggagaacagaggGGGACAGAATGGAAGAACAAGGCTCTGgtttctccctcctttcctctggcCTTACCcaccctcccttcctcccatcCCATGCTTGCCCTTCTCACACCCTCCCTGCTGCCCTCACTCTTTGCTCTCAGACCCATAGAAAGGCTCTTATCTGAATGGAAAAggaagtggagaggaggaggtccaCTTTGACCCAATTAGTTAGGCTAATTAAGAGGATCTGTGGCCCGTGGGTCAGAGCTCAAGCACACTGAGAGAGAGGGACACCGCTTTGTTCTTGGAGCGATAAAGCCGAGGATATAATAACACGCAGGACACCCCTGCTCGTGTTTCTAACTGAAGGCCTTAAGTGCAAGGCGGCAGCATTTCATCTGTATTCATAAGTGATTAATACCAACATTTAATTACCACAAATGCACAAACGTAATAATCAGGCTACAGTAAAAACACCGTGGCATCAAATATCAGGTATGTTTTGGTAGAACATGTTTGCATGCAGATGTGCATGCACTGCAGAGCAAATTCAACTGCCATAATCCAGATGTTGGAACCATCTCTGGCAATCATATCGGCTATTTAAAGCATCTTTAGAATACGTGGGACATTCTCTGTCAACACGGGGGGACTCTCCTTCGCCGCCAGGCCTCTTTTGCCTGTGCGTGACATCCCTCACCGGGGCCTCCAGTCAGCGCCACAGAGGGGTATGTTGCGCCACAAATGCACCGAGCAGCGGTGCAGAGGTGCACCATTCGCTGCAGGAGTGCTGGGAAACCTTTTTGTCTTCTGGGTGGACTGAAAAGGTTCCCGTCCCCGGTTGTATTGGGTCACCCGTTTCCAAAAGTTGTGGCCTTTTACTCCGTTTATCTCTCCCCACTGTGCCACACAGGCGGGGTGTTACTGTCACCACACCGAGACGCAAATCTCTTCAATGTTCAGCCTTGCCCACTTCGGTCCTTCCCAGAGTGCTTGACTTCGCCCTCCATCCACCGCTGCTCTCGACTTCACCTGTCCTACAAACAGGACGCTTCTTACTCAACCTTGTGTTTAATGGTTGCTTATCTCCCTACAGCTCTAAGGTAATGCCAGTAACCTACTCATCCCTAaagaggaaacacaaacaggaaaaaaaggatcATCCCGTGCCCAGGAACCCGAGTAGAGAGTGAGGGTTCGGTGGAGTTGAACGCTGTTGCTCAAGAGAGGAGCCTCCGACGGTTCACAAGGTGAGACACTTATTTCATATACAGAGTTGTGTACAAAGCACAACCGATTCCTAAACGGCGTGTAAATCAGTTTGATTACATTGGAAACTGTCACCTCtgttcatttgaaattaattcTTACCTTTGGTGTCAAACTCAATGGCATGACAGTCCGTCTGGCTGAGGCTCCACGGACAGTAGAAGACGGATCCGCCCTCCTTAATGTTGACCTGCCTCGTTTTGGCCTTGGGAGCTCCGATCACCACACTGGCACTGCAGACAGGGCAAAAAAGAGAGGAGTTGTGAATCTCCCACTGTACATTAACCCAACCACAGGATATTAATTAACCCGAATGCGTCCCACAAGTCCGAGCTGGAGGCTAGTGGTTCTTAGCCTGgtctcaatttaaaaaattaaatccaGACCTCCCACTTGACATCCTTAAAGATGCAGGATGCGCATTAGCTGCGTTCTGACTCAGAAGAAAAGCATTTTAACAGGTTGCAGCACTGTTTGACATGATCCTATATAACTGGCGCTGTGATGTGCACATGTAGGGCTCAGACGGGTGTTCGACCAACTTGTGAGGGCAGGCACAGGCAGAGAAGCACTCACACGTGCAT
This genomic window from Takifugu rubripes chromosome 3, fTakRub1.2, whole genome shotgun sequence contains:
- the itga5 gene encoding integrin alpha-5 produces the protein MGPGRFGAQAPGTVAPLSRSFLCIMLLLTSSLTICEAFNLDLESPTVYSGPAGSYFGYSVDFYLVNTPSASVVIGAPKAKTRQVNIKEGGSVFYCPWSLSQTDCHAIEFDTKGDRTTLLNNTEVQVDFKSHQWFGATVRTHGDTILACAPLYSWRTEKDIPYVDPTGTCYLSTQNFTKFVEYAPCRTEISDAVGQGYCQGGFSADFTKDGKVVLGGPGSYFWQGQIISAAKEDIIRTYYPGYFMQSVDNQIQTKQVRAAHDDSYQGYSVAVGEFSGDGTEDFVAGVPKGLKLYGLVSILNGRDLKTLINYTGEQMGSYFGYAVATTDVNGDGMTDLLVGAPMFMVRGSDSRLEEMGRVYTYLQRGPLNLELRPSHLTGTQVFGRYGSTIAPLGDLNQDGFNDVAISCPFGGEEQQGLVYIYNGYSEGLSEKPSQVIAGQWAAGSIPSSFGFALRGAKDLDMNGYPDLMVGAFGVNKAVLYRSRPIVTAKASLTIYPNMINPEEKNCMITSGNTSIPVSCVNLSFCISADGKHLPDVLDFQVEVQLDSQKHKQKGAVKRALFLDSQQPLLQRSLAVRRGENVCKHTKLYLRDEKEFRDKLSSIYVALNFSLDPEAPADSHGLRPILNYQIANVKEQKAQILLDCGEDNICVPDLKLAVQGNRKEVYLGDDNALTLTFNARNEGEGGAYEAELYVVLPPEADYSGIARNNESLTQLTCSYDTENQTRYLSCDLGNPMKSGTSVWAGLRFTVPRLKDTHKTVQFELQIRSKNENNSHSEVVPYMLEVVVQADVILQGVSRPDKVFLPPANWKSTKSYGVENDVGPAVEHVYELVNNGPSGISQTVLELRCPLSTQGQTVLYPLEFSTQGPINCTSDSNMNHLGLKLQRPPTESPILAQKADEHHIVKRDVHKNPLAHLTNLSCSNSDCWTLRCNVGLLERGTTAILKVRSRVWAETFVERAYKQYVLECLAGYSVRKMPYLILPKYYPSGEEKVVTPLLWNKPDLENSVPLWIIILAILAGLLLLALLIYVLYKIGFFKRSVPYDMAMEKAQIKPVSEA